One Rosa chinensis cultivar Old Blush chromosome 5, RchiOBHm-V2, whole genome shotgun sequence genomic region harbors:
- the LOC112202840 gene encoding mitochondrial inner membrane protease subunit 1, which translates to MRLLSHLKQWRAVATEAKHVSFAVAKFIGLIHLTESYLCSSTLLHGPSMLPTFNSSGDVVLAEHLSHRLGKVVPGDVVLVRSPDDPKKMVAKRVLGLEGDQVTFFDPNRIRKHNTTVVPKGHVWIQGDNTYASFDSRSYGPVPYGLIQGRVFFRVWPPDGFGSVDD; encoded by the exons ATGAGACTCCTCAGTCACCTGAAACAATGGCGAGCCGTCGCAACCGAAGCCAAGCATGTCTCCTTCGCCGTCGCAAAGTTCATCGGTCTCATCCACCTCACCGAGTCCTACCTCTGCTCCTCTACCCTC TTGCACGGTCCGAGTATGCTCCCTACCTTCAATTCCAGCGGCGATGTGGTGCTCGCCGAGCACCTATCCCATCGATTAGGGAAGGTAGTCCCCGGTGACGTCGTCCTAGTTCGGTCTCCCGACGACCCGAAAAAGATGGTGGCCAAGCGGGTCCTCGGTTTGGAGGGTGATCAGGTCACTTTTTTCGACCCCAATCGGATTCGCAAGCACAATACAACTGTG GTTCCTAAGGGGCACGTTTGGATTCAGGGAGATAACACTTATGCATCCTTTGATTCACGATCGTATGGACCTGTGCCATACGGTCTTATTCAAGGCAGAGTGTTCTTCAGG GTATGGCCACCTGATGGCTTTGGATCAGTGGATGACTAA
- the LOC112202839 gene encoding solanesyl diphosphate synthase 2, chloroplastic — translation MISMTCRSLDFGRTVLDLVACGCSSNAVLDRSSIRNYRKVNTKGSSRGYGARQVVFGGRDRTRCGVSSMNAAETLLNGVPEGLPSVLELKEEKRRPISLTNLFEVVADDLLTLNQNLQSIVGAENPVLMSAAEQIFGAGGKRMRPALVFLVSRATAEIVGLEELTKEHRRLAEIIEMIHTASLIHDDVLDESDMRRGKETVHQMFGTRVAVLAGDFMFAQSSWYLANLENLQVIKLISQVIKDFASGEIKQASSLFDCDVKLDEYLIKSYYKTASLIAASTKGAAIFSGVDNNVAEKMYNYGKNLGLSFQVVDDILDFTQSAEQLGKPAGTDLAKGNLTAPVIFALEKEPKLRDMIESEFSETGSLDEAIDLVKGSGGIEQAQELAKEKAQLAIQNLECLPRTAFRLALEDMVMFNLERID, via the exons ATGATATCAATGACATGCCGTAGTCTTGATTTTGGAAGAACTGTATTGGATTTGGTGGCTTGTGGTTGTTCTTCAAATGCTGTGTTGGACCGCTCTTCAATAAGGAATTACAGAAAGGTAAATACTAAGGGGAGTAGTAGAGGTTATGGAGCTAGGCAGGTAGTTTTTGGTGGGAGGGACCGAACTAGGTGCGGAGTTTCTTCAATGAATGCAGCTGAGACTCTGCTAAATG GTGTTCCTGAAGGCCTTCCAAGTGTCTTGGAGTtgaaggaagagaagagaaggcCCATTTCACTGACGAATTTGTTTGAAGTAGTAGCTGATGACCTCTTGACATTAAATCAAAATCTTCAGTCA ATTGTTGGTGCAGAAAACCCGGTCTTAATGTCCGCAGCTGAGCAGATATTTGGCGCTGGTGGGAAGCGGATGAGACCAGCTTTGGTGTTTCTAGTCTCAAGAGCAACAGCAGAAATAGTTGGGTTGGA GGAACTTACAAAAGAACATCGACGATTGGCAGAGATTATTGAAATGATCCATACAGCAAGCTTGATACATGATGATGTATTGGATGAAAGTGACATGCGAAGAG GGAAGGAAACTGTTCATCAAATGTTTGGTACAAGAGTGGCTGTGCTAGCTGGGGACTTCATGTTTGCACAGTCATCATGGTATCTTGCAAATCTTGAAAATCTTCAGGTCATTAAGCTCATTAGCCAG GTTATCAAAGATTTTGCAAGTGGTGAAATAAAGCAGGCATCTAGCTTGTTTGACTGTGATGTCAAACTGGACGAGTACTTAATCAAGAGCTACTACAAAACAGCCTCTTTAATTGCTGCCAGTACCAAAGGAGCTGCTATTTTTAGTGGGGTTGACAACAATGTAGCTGAGAAAATGTATAACTATGGCAAGAATCTTGGTCTGTCTTTCCAAGTTGTTGATGACATATTGGATTTTACACAATCAGCAGAGCAGCTGGGGAAGCCTGCTGGAACTGATCTGGCCAAAGGAAACCTTACTGCCCCGGTTATTTTTGCTCTGGAGAAAGAGCCAAAACTTAGAGATATGATTGAATCAGAATTCAGTGAAACCGGTTCACTTGACGAAGCCATTGATTTGGTTAAGGGTAGTGGCGGCATTGAACAAGCACAAGAATTAGCCAAAGAAAAAGCTCAGCTTGCAATCCAAAATCTCGAGTGCCTTCCTCGGACTGCATTTCGATTAGCTCTAGAGGATATGGTGATGTTTAATCTTGAACGGATTGATTAG